From a single Rhizobium lusitanum genomic region:
- a CDS encoding hemolysin family protein — MFLEISIVVLLTILNGVLAMSELAVVSSRPARLRVLADQGSRGARLAIKLTEHPGRFLSTVQIGITLVGVLSGAFSGATLGARFTNWLLAQGMSQTLADAIGVGTVVMAITYLSLIVGELVPKQIALRAPETVASKVAPAMTVLSKFALPLVWLLDASGRLVLSLLGQSGKGSDGVTDEEIKTILAEAQSAGVIEREESAMISGVMRLADRTARALMTPRREVELIDVDDSAEEIRAQLHRTNRSQLPVRRGSSDEVLGILFVKDYYDAISTDGHADIKALTREVPVVSDLATANTVIQMIRTSPTDMVLVFDEYGHFEGVVTSGDIMEAIMGVFQTDAGEEPAIVRRDDGSYLVSGWMPIDEFSEFMNIPLDEDAEYQTVAGLVLEELKHLPELGESFSRNGWRFEVIDLDGRRIDKLLLSPEKTEAV; from the coding sequence TTGTTTCTCGAAATTTCAATCGTCGTCCTGCTGACCATCCTCAACGGTGTCCTGGCAATGTCGGAACTCGCCGTGGTTTCCTCCCGACCGGCACGTCTCAGGGTTCTTGCGGATCAGGGCAGCAGAGGTGCCCGCCTGGCGATCAAGCTGACCGAGCACCCGGGCCGTTTTCTATCGACGGTCCAGATTGGCATCACGCTCGTCGGCGTCCTGTCCGGCGCATTCTCAGGTGCGACGCTCGGCGCACGCTTCACCAACTGGCTCCTCGCTCAAGGCATGTCCCAAACGCTGGCCGACGCCATCGGCGTGGGAACGGTCGTCATGGCGATCACCTACCTCTCCCTGATCGTCGGCGAACTCGTGCCGAAGCAGATTGCGCTCCGGGCTCCCGAGACGGTCGCAAGCAAGGTCGCCCCGGCGATGACCGTTCTCTCGAAGTTCGCTTTGCCGCTGGTATGGCTTCTCGATGCCTCCGGCCGTCTGGTGCTCAGCCTTCTCGGGCAATCAGGAAAGGGTAGCGACGGCGTCACCGACGAAGAGATCAAGACCATTCTCGCCGAGGCGCAAAGCGCCGGCGTGATCGAGAGGGAAGAGTCCGCGATGATTTCCGGCGTCATGCGCCTCGCCGACCGTACCGCGCGGGCGCTGATGACACCCAGGCGCGAGGTCGAGCTGATCGACGTCGACGACAGTGCGGAAGAGATACGCGCGCAGCTTCATAGGACCAACCGTTCGCAGCTTCCCGTACGCAGGGGAAGTTCCGACGAGGTTCTCGGCATTCTGTTCGTCAAGGACTATTATGACGCGATATCCACCGACGGCCACGCCGATATCAAGGCGCTGACGCGCGAGGTTCCCGTCGTGTCGGATCTTGCCACCGCCAACACCGTCATCCAGATGATCCGCACGTCGCCCACCGACATGGTGCTTGTCTTCGACGAATACGGACACTTCGAAGGCGTCGTCACCTCCGGCGACATCATGGAAGCGATCATGGGCGTATTCCAGACAGACGCCGGCGAGGAGCCGGCGATCGTTCGCCGTGACGACGGCTCCTATCTCGTTTCCGGATGGATGCCGATAGACGAATTCTCGGAGTTCATGAACATCCCGCTGGACGAGGATGCCGAATACCAGACCGTCGCGGGTCTGGTCCTGGAGGAGCTGAAGCACCTTCCGGAACTCGGGGAGAGCTTCAGCAGGAACGGCTGGCGCTTCGAGGTCATCGATCTCGACGGCCGGCGGATCGACAAGCTTCTGCTGTCACCCGAAAAGACCGAGGCTGTATAG
- a CDS encoding transglutaminase-like cysteine peptidase yields the protein MRSLFVTCILFLAGLLFFSGATIAKPAGNMSGSQTHSFARVTVRTTVPIGWISFCEAQPAECAAGQKSEEFAKVDEDRWAELQQINQLVNHEIQGVGDDDHYGIYKMGIMNWWTYPDDGMGNCNDYVLLKRKLLIEAGWPHSALLLTVVLDKHNEGHLVLMARTNDGDLVLDNLDDAVKTWSATGYTYIKRQSADDPNVWFRLEPGRTPEELAMISKALATHLH from the coding sequence ATGCGATCGCTATTCGTCACATGCATTCTGTTTCTAGCCGGGCTTTTATTCTTTTCGGGCGCGACCATCGCAAAGCCTGCAGGCAATATGTCCGGCTCGCAGACGCATAGTTTTGCGCGGGTAACCGTGAGGACAACCGTACCCATCGGCTGGATCAGCTTCTGCGAAGCCCAGCCCGCCGAATGCGCCGCGGGGCAGAAGAGCGAAGAATTCGCGAAGGTCGACGAGGACCGATGGGCCGAACTGCAGCAGATCAACCAATTGGTCAATCATGAGATCCAGGGCGTCGGGGACGACGACCACTATGGAATTTACAAGATGGGGATCATGAACTGGTGGACCTATCCCGATGACGGCATGGGCAATTGCAACGACTATGTTCTGCTGAAAAGAAAGCTCCTGATAGAAGCTGGCTGGCCCCACTCGGCCTTGTTGCTGACGGTCGTTCTCGACAAGCATAATGAGGGGCATCTGGTGCTGATGGCGCGAACGAATGACGGCGATCTCGTTCTGGACAATTTGGACGATGCCGTGAAGACATGGAGCGCGACGGGTTACACCTATATCAAGCGGCAGTCCGCTGACGATCCGAATGTCTGGTTCCGACTAGAACCGGGCCGCACGCCCGAAGAACTAGCCATGATCAGCAAGGCTCTGGCAACTCACTTGCACTGA
- a CDS encoding DUF1402 family protein, whose amino-acid sequence MRTSLSKISATSLILFLAITSTCAARDMVRVPSGNRNSEQPAIPSTSAMRAKAFSTTYEEKYEKILTVLRQDKSLMQQIKKAAETYQIDPIHIIGALVGEHTYNITIVDRVQSYYVKALAYSKADFTFSYKGVSVQSFVKRPEFARCNGFTGSTELWECRDEAWDQNFRGKTIDGVSYENMTFQRAFFQPFYAGQTFGLGQISPLTALEVTDRVHVTSGLAKLSPDDPQAIYRDIMDPARSVLYIAAIIRDAIEAYRDQGFDISDNPGLTATLYNVGQPRRRALSLRQDADKPGGRKLPEENYYGWLVNDKLPELQGLLAGS is encoded by the coding sequence ATGCGAACAAGCCTATCGAAGATTTCGGCGACCAGCCTCATTCTTTTTCTCGCCATTACCTCCACTTGCGCCGCCCGGGACATGGTGCGCGTGCCTTCTGGCAATCGCAATTCCGAGCAGCCCGCAATCCCCAGCACATCGGCGATGCGTGCCAAGGCCTTCTCGACGACCTATGAGGAGAAATACGAGAAGATCCTCACGGTGCTCCGCCAGGACAAGAGCCTGATGCAGCAGATCAAGAAGGCTGCCGAAACCTATCAGATCGACCCGATCCACATCATCGGCGCTCTTGTCGGCGAGCATACCTACAACATCACGATCGTCGACAGGGTTCAGTCCTACTACGTCAAGGCGCTTGCCTATTCGAAGGCGGACTTCACGTTCAGCTACAAGGGCGTGTCAGTACAGTCCTTCGTGAAGAGGCCGGAATTTGCGCGTTGCAATGGCTTCACCGGCAGCACCGAGCTCTGGGAGTGCCGCGACGAGGCGTGGGACCAGAATTTTCGCGGCAAGACCATCGACGGCGTCTCCTATGAGAACATGACGTTCCAGCGGGCGTTCTTTCAGCCCTTCTATGCCGGACAGACCTTCGGCCTCGGGCAAATCAGCCCCCTGACGGCGCTGGAGGTCACCGACCGGGTACATGTCACCAGTGGATTGGCGAAACTATCGCCGGACGATCCGCAGGCAATATATCGCGACATCATGGATCCGGCGCGCAGCGTTCTCTACATTGCGGCGATCATCAGGGATGCCATAGAGGCATACCGGGATCAGGGCTTCGATATCTCCGACAATCCCGGCCTGACCGCAACGCTATACAATGTCGGACAGCCGCGTCGCCGGGCGCTATCGCTCCGGCAGGATGCCGACAAGCCCGGTGGCCGCAAGCTGCCGGAGGAGAATTATTACGGCTGGCTAGTCAACGACAAGCTGCCGGAGCTTCAGGGTCTGTTGGCTGGGTCATGA